CCTTCGAAGAGATCTCTTCGTCGATCGTCTTCGAACGCTCAATCGTGAGCGGTCCGTCGCCGGAGACCTTCTGGTTCTTGAGCGTTCCGTCCGAGGAGGTGCTCGAGATGAGTGGTCGCGGTGGGATCAACGCGATGTGGGTCTTCGGGTCCACGGAGCCTGGAGGCGGCGTGAGGCCTTCGATCGGAGTGTTGAGCCCCGGAGGAGTGATGCCCTGTTCGGTTGGCGATTTGTTAATATCGGGGAAACTCACCTGCTGCATCGCGTCGAGGTGATAGAGGTAGCCCCAGTATTCTTGGAAGCCTTGGGCCGTCGGCAGCGATTGGGCGTGGTCACCGAGGTGGTTCTTTCCGAACTGCGCGGTCGTGTAGCCTTGGTTGAGCAGGATCTTGGCGATCGTGGGTGTGCCGTCACGCAGCCATGCCGGGCTGCCTGGAAGCTGGGGAACGGTAAGTCCGACGCGGATCGGCTCCATGCCCGTGAAGAACGCACAGCGTCCTGACGTGCAGCTCTGCATGGCGTAGTAGTCCATGAAGCGGCCACCCTCGGCGGCGAGGCGGTCGATGTTAGGAGTCTCCCCAACCATCAGCCCCTGGTGATAGGCACCGACATTCATGATGCCGATATCATCGCCCATGATGAACAGGATGTTGGGTTTTTTGTCCTGGGAGAACGCGGGCGCGCTCAATCCTATCAAGACGATTGCGGCCAGCCCAACATGGGCCCAGCCAGGGAAACGTCGTCGCGTGTTCTTCATGTCACTACTCTCGTCAAGCAAGGGAAACCCGCAGGCTCCCAACGATTGAGAGCCGTGATTAGCTGGACAGAAGTCTACCGACTGGTTTCGTCAACGCTATCAAATTCACTCTCCCCACCAACCAGATAGTGCGAAATACTCATCCGGTACTCGCCCGACATCACCGCTGAATCATTCTCATGACAAGCGATAGGACTATGGTTAAAACCAGGCTACCGATGATTGAGATGTGCAAATGAAAGAATAGGTTGAGCGCAATGAGGACGGCGACGAACACGCCAAGTTGCACAAACACATTTTTGTTCATTAATCCAATTCCGAAGGTTGAGGGAACGCCTTGCTGCCGCCCCGGTAGGGCCGCGCTGGTGTTTGACAAACTATACCGGGGACTTTCTGGGCTGTTGGTATAATCGACTTGGGTGACGCCACGGTGAGTCGAGGGCCGTGAGGCTCTGAGCATCTGGCGAGCCCGATTGCTTGCGCGTCTCGGCTCACTCAATCAACAGCCTGTTTCGTTGTCGTCAGAGTGTTGCCGTCCCGCTCGGGACTGTTCGTCATCGTTGGCGAATGAGTCTACTCCTACGAATACTCGCGTTCCCAGGGGTAGCTACTCGCTCGCCCGATTGTTTCGCGTCGCCGCTTCGAGTTTTTTGATGTCGTCTGGTGACAGTTCCGGGCGATCCATTTTGAGCGTCAGCTTGTTCAACGTGCCGGTAAATTCGAACGGGATTTGGTAATCCGTGTCGTCAACGGGCGTTCCAGTATCGCTTGCGATGTCGAAAGTCTCGTCCCACTGCAAGATCAGCGGAATTGTCTTCTCCATTTTTTGTGTGGCGACTTCTCGACCGTCGACTTTGAGGATGCCCGTACCGCTGCGGCCGATCCCGCTCATACTATTGAACGCCAGCGTACCGTCGCCCAAGCCATCGTATTGGAAATCGAACTCAATAGTATGTTTGCCAGGCGCAATCTCCTCGTGGCCTTCCCAGCGTTGACGATCGAGGTCCACCAAATTCCACAGAAATACGGGTTTGCCTTTGAGCAGGTAAAATCCGTAGCCGCCGAATCGTCCGCCTGAGGTCAACAGGATTCCTTCAGCACCACCGTCGGGGATCTCGACCTCCGCGGTGATGGTGTACGACGTGTTCAAGATCAACGGAGAGTCTCCTTGGGGGACACCCGTCATCGGTACCCTGTAGACAAACTCGGTACGTCCAGCGGTGATGTTTGGTCGCGGTGAGACCAGCCGAGTCGCCACTGAAGCGTCGAGCGGTAGAACTTGATACTTTTCTGCCTGCTGCAAGAAGAGCTTTTTCATCTCGGCAAGCTTGGCGGGGTTTTCAGCGGCAACGTCATGGAACTGTGTCCAGTCGTTGTTGAGGTCGTATAATTCCCACGTCACGTTTCCGTAGGGATTCTGATTGACCGGGCCGACGATTTGCCACGGCGGACGGATGACCTTGGTGCTGGCGATCCAGCCTTCGTGATAGATGGCGTGATCGCCCATCATCTCGAAGTATTGCGTTTTATGAGTCGAAGGCGAGTCTGCGTTCTCCTTCGCGAAAGTATATGCAAAGCTGACCCCTTCCATCGGTGCTTGGGGAATCCCATTGACCTCTTGCGGCGCAGGGATACCGCAAACTTCCAAGATGGTCGGCACGACGTCGATCACATGATGAAACTGATCTCGGACGCCCCCCTCGTCGTCGATGTGTCCCGGCCACGAGACGCACATCCCCTGCCGGATGCCGCCGAAGTGCGACGCAATTTGCTTCGACCACTTGAACGGCGTATCCAACGCCCACGACCATGGCACTGCCATGTGGTTGTATGTTTCGTCGCTGCCCCACACGTCGTAGAACTTGTCCAACTGCACGTCGACGGGAACTTCGACGCCATTGAACGAGGCGACTTCATTGGGTGTTCCTACGAGCGTGCCCTCGACGCTGCCGCCGTTATCACCACTGATGTAAACGATGATCGTGTTGTCAAGTCTGCCGATGTCCTCGACCGCTTGAATCACGCGTCCGATCTCATGATCAGTGTAGGCGAGATAGGCGGCATAGACATTCACTTGGCGGATGAACAGCTTCTTTTCGTCAGCAGTGAGGTCTTCCCACTGCTTCAACAAGTCATCCGGCCAAGGCGTCAACTTCGCGTCCTGGGGAATCACGCCAAGTTTCTTCTGGTTGGCGTAGATCGTTTGACGCAGTTCATTCCAACCCTCATCGAACAAGTGCATGTCTTCGATCTTCTTTATCCACTCCGGCGTCGCATGATGTGGGGCGTGCGTGCCTCCCGGGACGTAATAGCAGAAGAACGGCTTGGTAGGATCAATCTGGTCGATACGGTTCATCCAAGCGATCGCATCGTCGGCTTGGGCAGTGGTCAGGTTCCAGTTAGGGTTGCCCACGTAGGGATAAATCGGCGTGGTGTTGCGATATAAATTGGGCTGCCACTGACTCGTGTCACCTCCGACGAATCCGTAGAAATATTCAAATCCCATGCCAATCGGCCACTGGTCGAAAGGGCCGACTTGGCTCGCGGTGAATGTCGGCGTGTTGTGGTTTTTACCAAACCAACTTGTGGCAAATCCATTGTCCAGTAGCGTCTGGCCAATCGTGGCTTTGTCCTTGGGAATGATGCTGTTGTAGCCAGGAAAGCCTGTCGATTGTTCGGAAATCACCCCGAAGCCCACCGAATGATGGTTCCGTCCGGTGATCAAGGCCGCGCGCGTGGGCGAGCAGAGCGAAGTGGAATTGAAATTCGTATATCGCAGCCCGCTATTAGCAACGCGATCGAGGGCGGGCGTGGGAATGACACCGCCGAAGGTGCTCGGGGCGCCGAAGCCAACATCGTCGGTCATGATCAGCAGCACGTTGGGCGATTCCTTGGGCGGCACCACACGCGGCGCCCACCAGGCTTTGGACTGCGTCGCGTTCTTCTGAATGGTTCCACCGAATTTGGGGTCGGGGGCGGGGATTTGGTTTCCTGGGATCGTGGTGGTGGCACTCGGCGAGCCAAGCGTACCGGTGGTTTCGCTCTGCGCCCTCGCGAATGGCGCCAACACGATCATGGTGAACACGACGATCCCGTTGAGCAGGATGTGTCGATTGATATTCATGGTCAGAAACCTTTGTGTGGGCAGCGGTGTTTCATTTAACGTTGTGGTCTGTCGCAGATCCACCACGGGCCACCGTCTGTTATGTCGAACGAATGTGAATGCCTGCTGAGTCAACTTTGGTGACGCCGGGCGGGAACCAGTTCCGGGCGGTGCTGTCCACGCCGCTGGCGTAGCCTCCATGATACAGTGTATCCGGGTTGACCGTCTTCATTGCCTGCATGCCAGATCGCCGGTACTCACCTCGTCCAATGCACTTTATTTCAGCAGTTCGCAGTCGCCCGGCAGCCATTCTTTGGAGCAGAACGAATCCAGAGGACTGTGGAGCCGAGATATTGGGAAGAATCCCTTGCCATGATGGGCCCCTGCAGAACATGTTGCATCGCCGCACCATTCGGTTCCTAAATCTGCCTGCGGCTACC
This genomic window from Allorhodopirellula heiligendammensis contains:
- a CDS encoding arylsulfatase; translation: MNINRHILLNGIVVFTMIVLAPFARAQSETTGTLGSPSATTTIPGNQIPAPDPKFGGTIQKNATQSKAWWAPRVVPPKESPNVLLIMTDDVGFGAPSTFGGVIPTPALDRVANSGLRYTNFNSTSLCSPTRAALITGRNHHSVGFGVISEQSTGFPGYNSIIPKDKATIGQTLLDNGFATSWFGKNHNTPTFTASQVGPFDQWPIGMGFEYFYGFVGGDTSQWQPNLYRNTTPIYPYVGNPNWNLTTAQADDAIAWMNRIDQIDPTKPFFCYYVPGGTHAPHHATPEWIKKIEDMHLFDEGWNELRQTIYANQKKLGVIPQDAKLTPWPDDLLKQWEDLTADEKKLFIRQVNVYAAYLAYTDHEIGRVIQAVEDIGRLDNTIIVYISGDNGGSVEGTLVGTPNEVASFNGVEVPVDVQLDKFYDVWGSDETYNHMAVPWSWALDTPFKWSKQIASHFGGIRQGMCVSWPGHIDDEGGVRDQFHHVIDVVPTILEVCGIPAPQEVNGIPQAPMEGVSFAYTFAKENADSPSTHKTQYFEMMGDHAIYHEGWIASTKVIRPPWQIVGPVNQNPYGNVTWELYDLNNDWTQFHDVAAENPAKLAEMKKLFLQQAEKYQVLPLDASVATRLVSPRPNITAGRTEFVYRVPMTGVPQGDSPLILNTSYTITAEVEIPDGGAEGILLTSGGRFGGYGFYLLKGKPVFLWNLVDLDRQRWEGHEEIAPGKHTIEFDFQYDGLGDGTLAFNSMSGIGRSGTGILKVDGREVATQKMEKTIPLILQWDETFDIASDTGTPVDDTDYQIPFEFTGTLNKLTLKMDRPELSPDDIKKLEAATRNNRASE